The proteins below are encoded in one region of Vibrio sp. ED004:
- a CDS encoding serine/threonine protein kinase — protein sequence MTMQAFNFDNLTPDFMWYALESIGVRAESGLLALNSYENRVYQFTDEDRKRYVVKFYRPQRWDKAQIQEEHDFALELIEQEMPVAPPMRINGATLHEYQGYLFALFESVGGRQYEVDNLNQLEGVGRFLGRIHKASAGKTFQHRPTISLDEYLYQPRKILENSQFIPTHLENAFFNDVDLLIKELESQWPSNIDNIRLHGDCHPGNILWRDGPMFVDLDDARNGPAIQDLWMLLNGERQDKLMQLDILLESYQEFCDFNTAQLKLIEPLRGLRMVHYMAWLAKRWHDPAFPLAFPWFNDPKYWEQQVLACKEQIATLQEPPLSLMPQW from the coding sequence ATGACGATGCAAGCCTTTAACTTTGATAACCTGACTCCTGACTTCATGTGGTACGCACTGGAGAGCATCGGAGTTCGCGCTGAATCCGGGCTTCTCGCTCTCAACAGTTACGAAAACCGTGTCTATCAGTTCACCGATGAAGACCGTAAGCGCTACGTCGTTAAGTTTTATCGTCCGCAACGCTGGGACAAAGCACAGATCCAAGAAGAGCATGACTTCGCACTCGAGCTTATCGAACAAGAGATGCCGGTTGCTCCTCCAATGCGAATCAACGGTGCAACCTTACATGAATACCAAGGCTACCTATTTGCACTATTTGAAAGTGTCGGTGGCAGGCAGTATGAAGTGGATAACTTAAACCAATTGGAAGGTGTAGGTCGCTTCCTTGGCCGAATTCACAAAGCAAGTGCAGGCAAAACATTCCAGCACCGCCCGACTATCAGCTTAGATGAATACCTTTATCAGCCACGTAAGATTCTAGAGAACTCTCAGTTTATCCCGACGCACCTAGAAAATGCGTTCTTCAATGACGTTGACCTTCTGATCAAAGAGCTAGAAAGCCAGTGGCCAAGCAACATTGACAATATCCGCCTGCATGGTGACTGCCACCCAGGCAATATCTTGTGGCGCGATGGGCCAATGTTCGTCGACCTTGATGACGCACGTAACGGTCCTGCGATACAAGATCTGTGGATGCTGCTTAATGGCGAACGTCAAGATAAGCTGATGCAACTGGATATTTTGCTAGAGAGTTACCAAGAATTTTGCGATTTTAATACCGCACAACTGAAACTAATCGAACCACTACGCGGTCTACGTATGGTGCATTACATGGCATGGTTGGCGAAACGATGGCATGATCCTGCGTTTCCTTTGGCCTTCCCATGGTTTAATGACCCGAAATATTGGGAGCAACAAGTACTTGCTTGTAAAGAGCAAATTGCTACCCTGCAAGAGCCACCACTTTCGTTAATGCCTCAGTGGTAA
- a CDS encoding thiol:disulfide interchange protein DsbA/DsbL has product MKKLFAFFSLIMLSLSAHAAKFNEGEHYKVLDLEASKKPMVTEFFSFYCPHCNSFEPIIQQLKQQLPKDAKLQKNHVSFMGGNMGLPMSKAYATMIALKVEDKMVPVMFNRIHTMNKPPRDEEELRQIFLDEGIDAKKFDAAYNGFAVDSMVRRFDKAFKDSGLSGVPAVVVNNRYLVEAQGINSLDEYFELVNFLLKK; this is encoded by the coding sequence ATGAAAAAGCTATTCGCATTTTTCTCATTGATCATGTTGAGCCTTTCAGCTCACGCTGCGAAATTTAACGAAGGTGAACACTACAAAGTTCTCGACCTAGAAGCATCAAAAAAACCAATGGTGACAGAGTTCTTCTCTTTTTACTGCCCACACTGTAATAGCTTTGAGCCAATCATCCAACAGCTAAAACAACAGCTACCTAAAGACGCTAAGCTACAGAAGAACCATGTTTCATTCATGGGGGGCAACATGGGTCTGCCAATGAGCAAAGCTTACGCGACCATGATTGCACTGAAAGTGGAAGACAAAATGGTGCCAGTGATGTTTAACCGCATCCACACAATGAACAAACCACCACGTGATGAAGAAGAGCTGCGTCAAATCTTCCTAGACGAAGGTATTGATGCGAAGAAGTTCGATGCTGCGTATAACGGCTTTGCAGTAGACTCTATGGTTCGTCGCTTCGACAAAGCATTCAAAGACAGCGGCCTTTCAGGTGTACCAGCTGTTGTGGTTAACAACCGCTACCTAGTAGAAGCTCAAGGTATCAACTCTCTTGATGAGTACTTCGAGCTCGTGAACTTCTTATTGAAGAAGTAA
- a CDS encoding DUF2860 domain-containing protein, with protein MKIKITLLALSVAASPAFAKLADQQGFSGEISINTGVASSTSNFNTDADSNLSSINQKASSESSFLVAPLGSVAYTFGEKLNHQVYTGTARDDVATGTVVLEVGYKYQLESGMVIDASLLPTIMSGETWADPYNTTSARTKTDETGNAFRLKLSSIAGSAFSLDMAYATKDVDKDDIQEQELKRDANTLYLKGQYRLPLSRTMMLIPSIIYQTRDADGKAESYDQFGGEVSLFGGMGRHQYALTAGYNQRSYDASNPIYDKKRSDDNINLFAAYEYDQFMDWENWSFVSLAGYGTSDSNITFYDESQYIVSVGLNYKF; from the coding sequence ATGAAAATAAAAATAACTCTCTTGGCATTAAGCGTTGCGGCTTCTCCTGCTTTTGCCAAGCTTGCAGACCAACAAGGTTTCAGTGGTGAAATCTCTATCAATACCGGAGTCGCCTCTTCTACCTCAAACTTTAATACCGATGCTGATAGCAATCTTTCATCTATAAATCAGAAGGCTTCTTCAGAAAGCTCGTTTCTTGTCGCCCCTTTAGGCAGTGTTGCTTATACCTTTGGTGAGAAGCTAAATCACCAGGTTTACACGGGTACCGCTCGTGATGACGTAGCTACGGGTACTGTTGTGCTAGAAGTTGGTTATAAATACCAGCTTGAGTCTGGCATGGTGATCGACGCGTCACTGCTGCCAACCATTATGTCAGGTGAGACCTGGGCTGATCCGTACAACACCACATCAGCTCGTACGAAGACCGATGAAACTGGCAATGCCTTTCGTTTGAAACTAAGCAGCATTGCGGGCTCAGCTTTTTCACTAGACATGGCTTATGCGACTAAAGATGTCGACAAGGATGATATTCAAGAGCAAGAGCTCAAACGAGATGCAAATACTCTCTATTTGAAAGGTCAATATCGCCTGCCATTAAGTCGTACCATGATGCTTATTCCATCTATCATCTACCAAACACGTGATGCAGATGGTAAAGCTGAGTCTTACGACCAATTCGGCGGTGAGGTAAGCTTGTTTGGTGGCATGGGGCGTCACCAGTACGCACTAACGGCGGGTTATAACCAACGCTCTTACGATGCCAGCAACCCTATCTACGACAAGAAACGCAGCGACGACAATATCAACCTATTCGCTGCCTACGAGTATGACCAATTCATGGATTGGGAAAACTGGTCGTTTGTTTCACTGGCGGGCTACGGCACCAGCGACTCGAACATTACCTTCTACGACGAGTCTCAATATATCGTTTCAGTTGGCTTGAACTACAAGTTCTAA
- a CDS encoding YifB family Mg chelatase-like AAA ATPase, whose product MGLAIIHSRASVGVEAPEVTVEVHISNGMPGFTLVGLPETTVKESKDRVRSAIINSRFEFPSKRITVNLAPADLPKEGGRFDLPIALGILVASDQLPTSKIAQHEFIGELALSGELRSVKGVLPATLAADSVERCLVVPHHNGDQAALVGKGAHKSAQTLLEVCADMCGQAQLGLYRTEHHQADVSVLRDLQDIIGQQQGKRALEIAAAGNHNLLFLGPPGTGKTMLASRLRDLLPEMSDDEAMETASVASLTQQEINQYNWKQRPFRSPHHSSSMAALVGGGSVPRPGEISLAHNGLLFLDEMPEFERKVLDSLREPLESGEIIISRAAGKTRFPARFQLVGALNPSPTGYYEGNQARANPQIILRYLNRLSGPLLDRFDMSLEIPLLPKGMLAEGGDRGETTQVVKQRVRQARELMLSRNHKSNALLGSREIEKYCPLRREDAEFLETALHRLGLSIRAYHRIIKVARTIADLDGNEQIEKKHLSEALGYRAMDRLLKQLTAQAV is encoded by the coding sequence ATGGGACTCGCGATAATTCATAGTCGAGCTAGTGTGGGTGTAGAGGCTCCAGAAGTGACCGTAGAGGTGCATATCAGCAATGGAATGCCCGGTTTTACGTTGGTGGGTTTACCAGAAACAACGGTCAAGGAATCTAAAGATCGAGTGAGAAGCGCGATCATCAATTCTCGCTTTGAGTTTCCATCCAAAAGAATCACGGTTAACTTAGCTCCTGCAGATTTACCGAAAGAAGGCGGGCGGTTTGACTTGCCAATCGCGCTTGGGATTTTAGTTGCGTCGGACCAGTTACCCACATCAAAAATAGCTCAACATGAGTTTATTGGTGAGCTGGCGCTGTCGGGTGAGTTGCGCTCGGTTAAAGGAGTTCTACCAGCTACATTAGCGGCGGATAGTGTTGAGCGATGCTTGGTGGTACCTCATCACAATGGCGATCAGGCAGCCCTAGTCGGGAAAGGGGCACATAAGTCTGCACAAACCTTGTTGGAGGTTTGTGCGGATATGTGTGGTCAGGCTCAGCTTGGTCTATATAGAACGGAACATCATCAGGCTGATGTTTCAGTGCTTCGCGACCTACAAGATATTATCGGCCAACAACAAGGCAAGCGAGCTCTGGAGATAGCCGCTGCTGGGAACCACAACTTACTGTTCCTTGGCCCGCCCGGAACAGGCAAGACCATGCTCGCTTCTCGACTGCGTGACTTGCTACCTGAAATGAGTGATGACGAGGCGATGGAAACCGCGTCGGTGGCTTCGTTAACGCAACAAGAGATTAATCAATACAACTGGAAGCAACGACCTTTTCGATCGCCTCACCATTCGAGTTCGATGGCGGCATTGGTGGGTGGTGGTTCGGTACCTCGCCCTGGAGAGATCTCTCTGGCCCACAATGGCTTACTGTTTCTGGATGAAATGCCCGAATTTGAGCGTAAAGTGCTTGATTCACTGCGAGAGCCACTAGAGTCGGGCGAGATAATTATTTCGCGCGCGGCGGGTAAGACTCGTTTTCCTGCGCGCTTTCAATTAGTCGGTGCATTGAACCCTAGCCCGACAGGTTATTACGAGGGAAATCAAGCTCGCGCAAACCCACAGATCATCCTTCGTTACCTCAATCGCTTATCCGGACCATTGTTGGATAGATTCGATATGTCTTTAGAGATCCCTCTGTTGCCAAAAGGAATGTTAGCCGAAGGTGGCGACCGCGGTGAAACGACTCAAGTAGTTAAGCAAAGGGTCAGGCAGGCGCGAGAGTTGATGTTATCTCGAAACCATAAATCGAATGCACTGTTAGGTAGCCGAGAAATTGAGAAGTATTGCCCATTAAGACGTGAGGATGCTGAGTTTCTGGAAACGGCGTTGCACCGATTGGGTTTATCGATTCGTGCTTATCATCGAATCATTAAGGTGGCACGAACCATTGCCGACCTTGACGGTAACGAGCAGATCGAAAAGAAACATCTATCAGAAGCGCTTGGCTATCGAGCGATGGATCGATTGTTGAAACAACTCACGGCACAAGCTGTCTAG
- the ilvG gene encoding acetolactate synthase 2 catalytic subunit, whose translation MKGAELVVSALKQQGIETVFGYPGGAIMPIYDALYDGGVEHILCRHEQGAAMAAIGMARATQDVAVCMATSGPGATNLVTGLADAFMDSIPMVAITGQVASSHIGTDAFQEMDVIGMSLSCTKHSYLVTDIEDLAPTLAEAFVVAKSGRPGPVIVDIAKDVQLAEAPVNTLPEFTPPAIPVATTDAIEQAQYFLSQATRPVLYVGGGVQLAKATDAVREFLRLNPMPAVSTLKGLGTIERDDPHYLGMLGMHGTKAANLVVQESDLLIVVGARFDDRVTGKLDTFAPHAKVIHIDIDAAEFSKLRLANAPIRGDINKIMPQLELSQDISSWVHHSEGLRSSFKWRYDHPGDLIFAPLLLKQLSDMMPASSMVSTDVGQHQMWAAQHIQPRDPQNFITSAGLGTMGFGLPAAMGASVGRPDDQSILISGDGSFMMNIQELGTLKRRQIPVKMVLLNNSRLGMVRQWQSLFFDGRHSETILDDNPDFVMLAKAFDIPGKTITRKEEVEPALKEMLESKTAYLLHVLIDEEENVWPLVPPGASNSEMLENT comes from the coding sequence ATGAAAGGCGCAGAACTAGTCGTATCCGCACTCAAGCAACAAGGAATTGAGACCGTATTTGGTTACCCAGGTGGTGCCATCATGCCAATCTACGATGCACTCTATGACGGCGGGGTTGAACATATCCTATGTCGCCATGAGCAAGGCGCTGCTATGGCCGCGATCGGCATGGCTCGAGCAACACAAGATGTCGCTGTTTGTATGGCAACATCTGGCCCAGGTGCTACCAACCTAGTTACAGGCCTTGCTGATGCCTTTATGGACTCTATCCCAATGGTTGCCATCACAGGTCAGGTTGCAAGTTCCCACATTGGTACCGATGCATTCCAAGAAATGGATGTAATTGGTATGTCTCTGTCATGTACTAAACACAGCTACCTAGTAACTGATATTGAAGATCTTGCTCCAACCCTCGCAGAAGCGTTTGTGGTAGCAAAGTCTGGCCGTCCTGGCCCGGTTATCGTCGATATAGCGAAAGACGTTCAACTAGCAGAAGCACCCGTTAACACTCTTCCTGAATTTACTCCACCCGCAATTCCTGTTGCGACAACTGATGCCATTGAACAGGCACAGTACTTTTTGTCTCAAGCGACCCGTCCTGTTTTATACGTAGGTGGTGGTGTTCAACTTGCTAAAGCAACCGATGCGGTTCGCGAGTTTTTACGCCTTAACCCAATGCCAGCGGTAAGCACGCTGAAAGGCTTGGGGACTATCGAACGTGACGACCCACACTACCTTGGTATGCTGGGTATGCACGGCACTAAAGCCGCTAACCTTGTGGTTCAAGAGAGCGACCTATTGATTGTTGTCGGTGCTCGTTTTGATGACCGAGTAACCGGCAAACTCGATACCTTTGCACCGCACGCTAAAGTTATCCATATCGATATCGATGCCGCTGAGTTCAGCAAACTGCGTCTTGCCAATGCGCCAATTCGTGGTGACATCAACAAGATCATGCCTCAACTAGAGTTAAGCCAAGACATCTCCTCTTGGGTTCACCACTCTGAAGGCCTTCGTAGCTCATTCAAATGGCGTTACGACCACCCTGGCGATCTGATCTTTGCTCCACTGCTGTTGAAGCAACTTTCAGACATGATGCCAGCAAGCTCTATGGTTTCGACCGATGTGGGCCAACACCAAATGTGGGCTGCTCAGCATATTCAGCCTCGCGATCCACAGAACTTCATTACCTCTGCCGGTTTAGGCACCATGGGCTTTGGCTTGCCAGCTGCAATGGGTGCATCGGTTGGGCGTCCTGATGACCAATCTATACTTATCTCTGGTGACGGCTCGTTCATGATGAACATCCAAGAGCTTGGCACATTGAAGCGTCGTCAGATCCCAGTGAAGATGGTACTGCTTAATAACTCTCGTTTGGGCATGGTTCGCCAATGGCAATCGCTGTTCTTTGATGGCCGCCACAGTGAAACTATCTTAGATGACAACCCTGATTTCGTGATGCTCGCGAAAGCGTTCGATATCCCAGGAAAAACCATCACTCGTAAAGAAGAAGTAGAACCAGCATTGAAAGAGATGCTAGAGAGCAAAACCGCTTACCTACTTCATGTTCTTATCGATGAAGAAGAAAACGTATGGCCACTAGTACCGCCAGGTGCTTCAAACAGTGAGATGTTGGAGAACACATAA
- the ilvM gene encoding acetolactate synthase 2 small subunit, which produces MKRYLLDIKADDKPVLLERVLRVIRHRGFIVKQVAGTQNHESKVASVEIIVDSDRPISFLVNQIEKLWDVRTVDVISISRNELPNNNLQQKINA; this is translated from the coding sequence ATGAAAAGATACCTATTAGACATCAAAGCCGATGATAAGCCTGTACTACTAGAGCGTGTTCTTCGTGTTATCCGCCACCGTGGCTTCATTGTTAAGCAAGTTGCGGGCACTCAAAACCACGAAAGCAAAGTGGCGAGTGTTGAGATCATCGTCGACAGTGACCGTCCGATCTCTTTCTTGGTAAACCAAATCGAAAAGCTGTGGGATGTGCGTACCGTTGACGTCATTTCTATCAGTCGTAATGAACTGCCAAACAACAACTTACAACAAAAGATAAACGCATAA
- a CDS encoding branched-chain amino acid transaminase, with protein sequence MTAKTADYIWFNGEMVPWAEANVHVLTHAMHYGTSVFEGVRCYNTPKGPVIFRHPEHAKRLKDSAKIYRFPIPYTEEEIMEATRETLRQNKLESAYIRPLGFVGNVGLGVCPPENTEMELIIAAFPWGSYLGEEALENGVDAMISSWNRAAPNTIPTAAKAGGNYLSSLLVGGEARRHGYDEGIALSVDGYLSEGAGENIFVVRNGILSTPPATSAILPGITRDSIMTLAKDMGYEIREENIAREALYLADEVFMTGTAAEIVPVRSVDKITVGEGKRGPITEKVQAAYFGLFNGTTEDKWGWLDYVYPADQTSENQTQTTK encoded by the coding sequence ATGACAGCTAAAACAGCAGACTATATTTGGTTTAACGGTGAAATGGTTCCTTGGGCAGAGGCGAACGTTCACGTCCTGACTCACGCAATGCACTACGGTACTTCTGTGTTTGAAGGTGTTCGTTGCTACAACACACCAAAAGGGCCGGTTATCTTTCGTCACCCTGAACATGCTAAGCGCCTAAAAGACTCAGCAAAAATCTACCGCTTCCCTATTCCTTACACTGAGGAAGAAATTATGGAAGCGACTCGCGAAACGCTACGCCAAAATAAGCTAGAGTCAGCGTACATCCGCCCTCTAGGTTTCGTAGGTAACGTTGGTTTGGGTGTCTGCCCGCCAGAAAATACTGAAATGGAATTGATCATCGCTGCTTTCCCTTGGGGTTCTTACCTAGGCGAAGAAGCGCTAGAAAATGGCGTTGATGCGATGATTTCTAGCTGGAACCGTGCTGCTCCAAACACGATCCCAACCGCAGCAAAAGCCGGTGGTAACTACCTATCTTCACTACTGGTTGGTGGTGAAGCTCGTCGTCATGGTTACGATGAAGGTATCGCACTGAGTGTTGATGGCTACCTTTCTGAAGGTGCTGGCGAAAACATCTTTGTAGTACGTAATGGCATTCTATCAACGCCACCAGCAACCAGCGCAATTCTGCCGGGTATTACTCGTGATTCGATCATGACACTAGCAAAAGACATGGGGTATGAAATCCGTGAAGAGAACATTGCTCGTGAAGCCCTGTACCTTGCTGACGAAGTCTTCATGACAGGTACAGCAGCAGAGATCGTTCCGGTTCGCAGCGTAGACAAAATTACAGTAGGTGAAGGCAAACGCGGTCCTATCACTGAAAAAGTTCAAGCAGCTTACTTTGGTTTATTCAATGGCACTACTGAAGATAAGTGGGGTTGGTTAGATTATGTTTACCCAGCAGACCAAACTTCAGAAAACCAAACGCAAACAACTAAGTAA
- the ilvD gene encoding dihydroxy-acid dehydratase codes for MPIYRSATTTHGRNMAGARALWRATGVKDDDFGKPIIAVVNSFTQFVPGHVHLKDMGQLVAGEIEKAGGIAKEFNTIAVDDGIAMGHGGMLYSLPSRELIADSVEYMVNAHCADAMVCISNCDKITPGMMMAAMRLNIPVIFVSGGPMEAGKTKLSDQIIKLDLVDAMIQGADPTISDEQSEQVERSACPTCGSCSGMFTANSMNCLTEALGLSQPGNGSMLATHADREELFINAGKRIVDLTKRYYEQDDESALPRNIANRAAFENAMALDIAMGGSSNTVLHLLASAQEGEIDFDMGDIDEMSRRVPHLCKVAPSTPKYHMEDVHRAGGVMAILGELDRAGLLNNQTRTVLGLSMQEQLAQYDIMQTEDEAVLKFFRAGPAGIRTTRAFSQDCRWDRLDDDRKEGCIRTKENAFSQEGGLAVLSGNIAVDGCIVKTAGVDEENLKFQGPAIVFESQDSAVDGILGGKVKAGEVVVIRYEGPKGGPGMQEMLYPTTYLKSMGLGKSCALLTDGRFSGGTSGLSIGHASPEAASGGVIGLVNTGDIITIDIPSRSITLDVPEAELEARRVKQDALGWKPENRQREVSFALKAYASMATSADKGAVRDKSKLEG; via the coding sequence ATGCCAATCTATCGTTCAGCAACGACTACCCACGGACGCAACATGGCTGGTGCGCGCGCTTTATGGCGTGCAACTGGCGTTAAAGATGATGACTTCGGTAAGCCAATCATCGCGGTCGTAAACTCTTTCACCCAATTCGTACCAGGCCACGTTCACCTTAAAGATATGGGTCAATTGGTTGCAGGTGAAATCGAGAAAGCGGGCGGTATCGCTAAAGAATTCAACACCATCGCTGTAGATGATGGTATCGCAATGGGTCACGGCGGCATGCTGTACTCACTGCCATCACGTGAGCTGATCGCAGACTCAGTAGAGTACATGGTGAATGCTCACTGTGCGGATGCGATGGTGTGTATCTCTAACTGTGACAAAATCACTCCGGGAATGATGATGGCTGCAATGCGCCTTAACATCCCAGTGATCTTTGTTTCTGGCGGCCCAATGGAAGCGGGTAAAACCAAGCTTTCAGATCAAATCATCAAGCTAGACCTTGTTGACGCAATGATTCAAGGTGCCGATCCAACGATTTCAGATGAGCAAAGTGAGCAAGTAGAGCGCTCTGCATGTCCAACATGTGGTTCTTGTTCAGGCATGTTCACGGCTAACTCAATGAACTGTCTAACTGAAGCGCTTGGCCTATCTCAGCCTGGTAACGGTTCTATGCTAGCAACCCACGCTGACCGTGAAGAGCTATTTATCAATGCTGGTAAGCGCATCGTTGACCTAACTAAGCGTTACTACGAGCAAGACGACGAATCAGCACTGCCACGCAACATTGCTAACCGTGCAGCCTTTGAAAACGCGATGGCACTGGATATCGCGATGGGCGGCTCTAGTAACACCGTTCTTCACCTATTAGCTTCAGCTCAAGAAGGTGAGATTGATTTTGATATGGGCGATATCGACGAGATGTCTCGCCGCGTTCCACACCTATGTAAGGTTGCTCCTTCAACACCTAAATACCACATGGAAGACGTTCACCGTGCTGGTGGCGTAATGGCTATCCTAGGTGAGCTTGATCGTGCAGGTCTACTGAACAACCAAACTCGCACCGTTCTTGGTCTAAGCATGCAAGAGCAGCTAGCTCAATACGACATCATGCAGACAGAAGATGAAGCCGTGCTTAAGTTCTTCCGCGCTGGCCCTGCTGGTATCCGTACCACCAGAGCTTTCTCACAAGATTGTCGTTGGGATCGTCTTGATGACGACCGCAAAGAAGGTTGTATCCGTACCAAAGAGAACGCATTCAGCCAAGAAGGCGGCCTAGCAGTTCTTTCGGGGAACATCGCAGTTGATGGCTGTATCGTTAAGACGGCAGGTGTTGATGAAGAGAACCTGAAATTCCAAGGCCCAGCTATCGTATTTGAAAGCCAAGACAGTGCTGTTGATGGCATCTTAGGTGGCAAAGTGAAAGCGGGCGAAGTGGTTGTAATTCGTTACGAAGGTCCTAAAGGTGGTCCGGGCATGCAAGAAATGCTTTACCCAACCACTTACCTAAAATCAATGGGCCTAGGCAAGTCGTGTGCACTACTGACTGATGGTCGTTTCTCTGGTGGTACTTCGGGTCTGTCTATCGGTCACGCTTCTCCAGAAGCAGCAAGTGGCGGTGTGATTGGTCTAGTAAATACTGGCGACATCATCACTATCGACATCCCTAGCCGTTCTATCACACTTGATGTGCCTGAAGCTGAACTTGAAGCGCGTCGTGTTAAGCAAGATGCACTAGGCTGGAAACCAGAAAACCGTCAGCGTGAAGTTTCATTCGCACTGAAAGCTTACGCAAGCATGGCAACCAGTGCCGACAAAGGCGCCGTGCGTGATAAGTCTAAGCTAGAGGGCTAG